The proteins below are encoded in one region of Pseudomonas sp. SCB32:
- the recR gene encoding recombination mediator RecR: protein MSFSPLIRQLIDALRILPGVGQKSAQRMALQLLERDRSGGLRLAQALTQAMEGVGHCKQCRTLSEDDFCPQCSDPRRDDSLLCVVEGPLDVFAVEQTGYRGRYFVLKGHLSPLDGLGPDAIGIPELEARIKAGNFSEIILATNPTVEGEATAHYIAQLLGGSSLVLSRIAHGVPLGGELELVDGGTLAHALAGRRPIGG from the coding sequence ATGAGCTTCAGCCCGCTGATCCGCCAACTGATCGACGCCCTGCGCATCCTGCCCGGAGTGGGGCAGAAGAGTGCCCAGCGCATGGCGCTGCAGCTGCTGGAGCGCGACCGTAGCGGCGGCCTGCGTCTGGCCCAGGCGCTTACCCAGGCGATGGAGGGCGTCGGCCACTGCAAGCAGTGCCGCACCCTGTCCGAAGACGATTTCTGCCCGCAGTGTTCCGACCCGCGCCGCGACGATAGTCTGCTGTGCGTGGTGGAAGGCCCGCTGGACGTATTCGCCGTCGAGCAAACCGGCTATCGCGGGCGCTATTTCGTGCTCAAGGGGCACCTGTCGCCCCTGGATGGCCTCGGCCCGGACGCCATCGGCATTCCTGAACTGGAAGCGCGGATCAAGGCCGGCAACTTCAGCGAGATCATCCTCGCCACCAACCCCACGGTGGAAGGCGAGGCGACCGCCCACTATATCGCCCAGCTTCTGGGCGGCAGCAGCCTGGTGCTGTCGCGCATCGCCCACGGCGTACCGCTGGGTGGCGAGCTGGAGCTGGTCGATGGCGGTACCCTGGCCCATGCCCTGGCGGGACGGCGGCCGATCGGCGGCTGA
- the dnaX gene encoding DNA polymerase III subunit gamma/tau, which yields MSYQVLARKWRPRSFREMVGQTHVLKALINALDNQRLHHAYLFTGTRGVGKTTIARILAKCLNCETGVSSTPCGQCSVCREIDEGRFVDLIEVDAASRTKVEDTRELLDNVQYSPTRGRYKVYLIDEVHMLSSHSFNALLKTLEEPPPHVKFLLATTDPQKLPVTILSRCLQFSLKNMPPERVVEHLTHVLGAENVPFEEDALWLLGRAADGSMRDAMSLTDQAIAFGEGKVLAADVRAMLGTLDHGQVYGVLHALLEGDARALLEAVRHLAEQGPDWSGVLAEMLNVLHRVAIAQALPEAVDNGQGDRDRVLALAQALPAEDVQFYYQMGLIGRRDLPLAPDPRGGFEMVLLRMLAFRPADAEGAPRSPLKDLGISKATADSNLNPVAGAAVAVPVASIAPPTAAPAPVAHAAEVAQAVAAPQLQAAPAPAPVVVAEPVVAAAPVVEATPASVEPVPEVAIEAEPAAPVAEPEAPVAEAPVDLPWDEPAAPVAAAPAPVEPAAPAPAPAPAPAPAPVAAAPAPVQAAAPTPAPVVAEAPVEDDDRDEEPPPAEDYYEVDMESYGYLENEAPQEQAEPEPEPAAMPATGLAAEWLDLFPRLGLAGLTASIGANCTLVAVDGDNWHLHLDPGQSALFNPNQQRRLNDALNQFHGRTLTLQVSLQKPEQETPAQAAARKRAERQRQAEASIAADPYVLQMKQQFAAVVRDGTIEPLEAKA from the coding sequence ATGAGTTATCAGGTTCTTGCCCGCAAATGGCGTCCGCGTTCGTTCCGCGAAATGGTCGGCCAGACCCATGTGCTCAAGGCCCTGATCAACGCGCTGGACAACCAGCGCCTGCACCACGCCTACCTTTTCACCGGAACCCGTGGCGTGGGCAAGACCACTATCGCGCGCATCCTGGCCAAGTGCCTGAACTGCGAGACCGGCGTCAGCTCCACTCCGTGCGGGCAGTGTTCGGTCTGCCGCGAGATCGATGAAGGTCGTTTCGTCGACCTGATCGAAGTCGACGCCGCCAGCCGCACCAAGGTCGAGGACACCCGCGAACTGCTCGACAATGTGCAGTACTCGCCGACCCGTGGGCGCTACAAGGTCTACCTGATCGACGAAGTGCACATGCTCTCCAGCCACAGCTTCAACGCCCTGTTGAAGACCCTGGAGGAGCCGCCGCCCCATGTGAAGTTCCTGCTCGCCACCACCGACCCGCAGAAGCTGCCGGTCACCATCCTCTCGCGCTGCCTGCAGTTCTCCCTGAAGAACATGCCGCCGGAGCGGGTGGTGGAGCACCTGACCCACGTACTGGGCGCCGAGAACGTGCCCTTCGAGGAAGACGCCCTGTGGCTGCTCGGCCGTGCCGCCGACGGCTCCATGCGCGACGCCATGAGCCTTACCGACCAGGCCATCGCCTTCGGCGAGGGCAAGGTGCTGGCCGCTGATGTGCGCGCCATGCTCGGCACCCTCGATCACGGCCAGGTCTACGGCGTGCTCCATGCGCTGCTGGAAGGCGACGCCCGGGCGCTGCTCGAGGCAGTGCGCCACCTGGCCGAGCAAGGCCCTGACTGGAGCGGTGTGCTGGCGGAAATGCTCAACGTGCTGCACCGCGTGGCTATCGCCCAGGCGCTGCCCGAGGCCGTGGATAACGGCCAGGGCGACCGCGACCGTGTGCTGGCGCTGGCCCAGGCATTGCCCGCCGAGGACGTGCAGTTCTATTACCAGATGGGCCTGATCGGCCGTCGCGACCTGCCGCTGGCGCCCGATCCCCGTGGCGGCTTCGAGATGGTGCTGCTGCGCATGCTGGCCTTCCGCCCGGCCGATGCCGAGGGCGCACCCAGGTCACCACTAAAGGACCTGGGGATCAGCAAGGCCACGGCTGATTCCAACCTGAACCCAGTGGCCGGCGCCGCCGTTGCGGTGCCGGTTGCATCCATTGCCCCGCCGACTGCAGCGCCTGCGCCCGTAGCCCACGCAGCTGAGGTCGCGCAGGCCGTTGCTGCGCCACAGCTTCAGGCGGCTCCGGCTCCGGCTCCGGTTGTGGTGGCTGAGCCTGTTGTTGCTGCTGCGCCGGTGGTCGAAGCGACTCCCGCTTCGGTCGAACCAGTGCCGGAAGTGGCCATCGAAGCCGAACCTGCTGCGCCAGTCGCCGAACCGGAAGCGCCCGTTGCCGAGGCGCCAGTCGACCTGCCGTGGGACGAGCCCGCCGCACCGGTTGCTGCCGCTCCCGCACCGGTCGAGCCTGCTGCACCTGCACCTGCACCTGCACCTGCACCTGCACCTGCACCGGTAGCGGCTGCGCCTGCTCCGGTGCAAGCCGCAGCTCCAACGCCGGCCCCAGTCGTTGCCGAGGCACCTGTCGAGGACGACGACCGCGACGAAGAGCCGCCGCCCGCCGAGGACTACTACGAAGTCGACATGGAGTCCTACGGCTATCTCGAGAACGAGGCGCCGCAGGAGCAGGCCGAGCCGGAGCCCGAACCCGCCGCCATGCCCGCCACAGGCCTTGCCGCCGAGTGGCTGGACCTGTTCCCGCGCCTGGGCCTGGCCGGACTGACCGCCAGCATCGGTGCCAACTGCACCCTGGTGGCGGTGGACGGTGACAACTGGCACCTGCACCTGGACCCGGGGCAGAGCGCGCTGTTCAACCCCAACCAGCAGCGTCGCCTGAACGATGCGCTGAACCAGTTCCACGGCCGCACTCTGACCCTGCAGGTGAGCCTGCAGAAGCCCGAGCAGGAAACCCCGGCCCAGGCCGCCGCGCGCAAGCGCGCCGAGCGTCAGCGCCAGGCCGAGGCGTCGATTGCCGCCGACCCCTACGTGCTGCAGATGAAACAACAGTTCGCCGCGGTCGTCCGCGACGGTACTATCGAACCCCTGGAAGCAAAGGCTTGA
- a CDS encoding rhodanese-like domain-containing protein, translating into MPSLVSQFPAALPADALAHFSRRLAFETDCSDVNDALQNGEQDFILLDVRGPAAYAHGHVPGALNLPTREIDARRMAQFPPGTLFVVYCAGPHCNGVHRAAAKLAALGLPVKEMIGGMTGWLDEGLALVGAEGDSIRAGGEGIACAC; encoded by the coding sequence ATGCCCAGCCTCGTCAGCCAGTTCCCCGCCGCCCTGCCCGCCGACGCCCTCGCCCACTTCAGCCGCCGCCTGGCCTTCGAGACCGACTGTTCGGACGTGAACGACGCCCTGCAGAACGGCGAGCAGGATTTCATCCTGCTCGATGTGCGCGGCCCCGCCGCCTACGCCCATGGGCACGTACCCGGCGCGCTGAACCTGCCGACGCGGGAAATCGATGCGCGGCGCATGGCGCAGTTTCCGCCGGGCACGCTGTTCGTCGTCTACTGCGCCGGGCCGCACTGCAACGGCGTACACCGCGCCGCCGCGAAGCTCGCCGCGCTGGGGCTGCCGGTAAAGGAGATGATCGGTGGCATGACCGGTTGGCTGGACGAGGGCCTGGCGCTGGTCGGCGCTGAGGGCGATTCGATTCGCGCAGGTGGCGAAGGTATCGCCTGTGCCTGCTGA
- a CDS encoding ABC transporter substrate-binding protein, whose protein sequence is MRLLAIVLLFSSAVALGEERPLRFSVVDSWAMPLARIEDGKLTGGILFELFTETARQVHRAPYFHILPRARVEQALLSHQVDVRCYVAPAWTEHDFHDYRWSVPLMTQRDLLVSRAGLKGDLQSLSGQAIGTVLGYHYPRLQPLLESGRATRDEARNQELVLKKLQIGRYQYAISSEIALDWFNRSQPQGQRLTPASIIEETPLSCMVLDSPEAPADEILSALAALKTSGEIERILSHYR, encoded by the coding sequence ATGCGCCTGCTCGCCATCGTCCTGCTGTTCAGCTCTGCCGTCGCCCTTGGCGAGGAGCGCCCCCTGCGCTTCTCGGTGGTCGACAGCTGGGCGATGCCCCTGGCGCGAATCGAAGACGGCAAGCTGACCGGCGGTATTCTCTTCGAGCTGTTCACCGAGACTGCCCGCCAGGTCCATCGGGCACCCTACTTCCACATCCTGCCCCGCGCCCGCGTGGAACAGGCGCTGCTCAGCCACCAGGTGGACGTGCGTTGCTATGTCGCGCCGGCCTGGACCGAGCACGACTTCCATGATTACCGCTGGAGCGTGCCACTGATGACGCAGCGCGACCTGCTGGTCAGCCGCGCCGGCCTCAAGGGTGATCTGCAGAGCCTTTCCGGGCAGGCCATCGGCACCGTGCTTGGGTACCACTACCCGCGCCTGCAGCCGCTGCTGGAGAGCGGCCGGGCAACCCGCGACGAAGCGCGCAACCAGGAACTGGTACTGAAGAAATTGCAGATCGGTCGTTATCAGTACGCGATCAGCAGCGAAATCGCACTGGACTGGTTCAACCGCTCGCAACCGCAAGGCCAGCGCCTGACGCCCGCCAGCATCATCGAGGAAACCCCACTCTCGTGCATGGTGCTGGACAGCCCGGAAGCACCCGCCGACGAGATTCTTTCGGCCCTGGCGGCGCTGAAGACTTCTGGAGAGATCGAGCGAATCCTCAGCCACTATCGTTGA
- a CDS encoding YbaB/EbfC family nucleoid-associated protein, whose protein sequence is MMKGGMAGLMKQAQQMQEKMQKMQEELANAEVTGQSGAGLVSVVMTGRHDVKRVSLDDSLMQEDKEILEDLIAAAVNDAVRKIEQNNQEKMSGMTAGMQLPPGFKMPF, encoded by the coding sequence ATGATGAAAGGTGGCATGGCCGGCCTGATGAAGCAGGCCCAGCAGATGCAGGAAAAGATGCAGAAGATGCAGGAAGAGCTGGCCAACGCCGAAGTGACCGGCCAGTCCGGCGCCGGCCTGGTGAGCGTGGTGATGACCGGTCGCCATGACGTCAAGCGCGTTTCGCTGGATGACAGTCTGATGCAGGAAGACAAGGAAATCCTCGAGGACCTGATCGCCGCCGCGGTGAACGACGCCGTGCGCAAGATCGAGCAGAACAATCAGGAGAAGATGTCCGGCATGACCGCCGGCATGCAGCTCCCGCCCGGCTTCAAGATGCCCTTCTGA